One genomic region from Zalophus californianus isolate mZalCal1 chromosome 2, mZalCal1.pri.v2, whole genome shotgun sequence encodes:
- the LOC118356734 gene encoding 40S ribosomal protein S24-like, whose translation MNDTVTIRTRKFMTNRLLQRKQMVIDVLHPGKATVPKTEIREKLAKMYHITPDVIFVFGFRTHFGGGKTTGFGMIYDSLDYAKKNEPKHRLARHGLYEKKKTSRKRRKERKNRMKKVRGTAKANVGAGKK comes from the coding sequence ATGaacgacacagtaactatccggaccaggaagttcatgactaaccgactacttcagcggaaacagatggtcattgatgttcttcaccctggaaaggcaacggtacctaagacagaaattcgggaaaaactagccaaaatgtaccacatcacaccagatgtcatatttgtgtttggattcagaacccattttggtggtggcaagacaaccggctttggcatgatttatgattccttggattatgcaaagaaaaatgaacccaaacacagacttgcaaggcatggcctgtatgagaagaaaaagacatcaagaaaacgaCGAAAGGAAcgcaagaacagaatgaagaaagtcagggggactgcaaaagccaacgttggtgctggcaaaaagtga